From a region of the Panicum virgatum strain AP13 chromosome 2K, P.virgatum_v5, whole genome shotgun sequence genome:
- the LOC120695993 gene encoding uncharacterized protein LOC120695993, with protein MHGAEKGLTELCGMLKTAESDIKKSTSGGHVMAVQNKPAFKKKGSSWKKKGKAKVANPKPNPAPKAKPGLAADNECFHCHEKGHWKRNCKLYLGSLKNCSSTSGNDKE; from the exons ATGCATGGGGCTGAAAAGGGCCTGACTGAACTGTGTGGAATGCTCAAGACagcagagagtgacatcaagaagagcacaagcggcggccatgtgatggctgtccagaacaagcctgctttcaagaagaaaggttcttcttggaagaagaagggcaaggctaaggttgcaAACCCTAAGCCAAACCCTGCACCCAAGGCTAAACCTGGACTAGCTGCAGATAatgagtgctttcattgtcacgagaagggacactggaagaggaattGCAAGCTGTACCTCGGCTCGTTGAAGAACTGTTCTTCCACCTCGG ggaatgacaaagagtag